The Clostridia bacterium genome contains the following window.
AATTACCTCACGCACTATTTTGACCTCCCACAAAAGTTAGACTCATCTAACAATATAGCACACCCCTCCCCCTTTTGACAATAATAATCTATTTTATTTGTACCTCCAAAGCATTTCTGTTTTCCTCAATAAAAGACTGACCCTCTAATTCCATGATTTTACTTTCTATTTTTCTCACCCTTGACAATATTCTAGTCAAATAAACATAATTCCTTCTTCTCCAATTGAATACCTTTTTAACCTAAAAAGTATAATTACCCTTCCCAAAGCTAAAAATAATTACTATAATAGTAATTAATGGGTAATGGTTCAAAAATAATTTCGAGGAGGTTTTTAAATGAACTATTTAGATTTACTTCAAAAGTATTTAGCCAATCTGGGGGTTATGGTTGTCAAACTACATAACCTGCATTGGAATGTAACTGGAAACCGTTTTATGAGAATCCACACTTTTACCGAGGAACTCTATAATCAAGCCTTTGAAGATTTTGATGAAGTAGCGGAATTACTAAAAACTAAAGAAATACTGCCCCTGTCTACCCTAAAAGAGTATCTCAGCGAAGCTTCCATAGAAGAAATCACCGCCCGTGATTTTTCCAGCAGAGAATCCTTGGAAATTCTAAAAAAGGACCTAGAAATAATGCGTCAACTAGGTACCGACATTCGAAATCAAGCCGACGAAGCAGGAGATTTCGAAGTAGTAGCTCTTTTTGAAGACTATGTAGCCTTTTTTAGCAAAAACATTTGGTTTACACAAGCTATGCTTGGTTAAAAAAATAACTGTTGACAAACGAACCAAACAGTGCTTATAATAAGAATCACCTAAAAAGCGTTGATCAAGAAATAGTAGTGGTCATCCCTCACCTTCAGTGAGCTTTCGGTTAGTGTGAAGAAAGCAGGTTGAAATACCATGAATTCATCTTGGGAGCTGCACACTGAAAGACTATTTAACCGAGTAGGTGGTGCCGGTATCCGACCGTTATTACGGAGGAGCAATGTTAGTTGCT
Protein-coding sequences here:
- a CDS encoding DNA starvation/stationary phase protection protein, with the translated sequence MNYLDLLQKYLANLGVMVVKLHNLHWNVTGNRFMRIHTFTEELYNQAFEDFDEVAELLKTKEILPLSTLKEYLSEASIEEITARDFSSRESLEILKKDLEIMRQLGTDIRNQADEAGDFEVVALFEDYVAFFSKNIWFTQAMLG